The stretch of DNA agccccgcgcccccgctgCCGGGCCGAGCCGGGCTGTGTCGgagcccgcccgcgcccccgcccgcgcccccgcccccgcccccgccccggaggcCTCCCCCAGGCCAGGGGGCGGCGCTGCGGCGGCgcggggagggccgcgggggcgggggcagggaccgggacggggacgccgggcgggggcggcgcggcccggagcgcggggagccgagcggcgggccggggccggcATGGCGTGGCCCTGCATCAGCCGCCTCTGCTGCCTGGCGCGGCGCTGGAACCAGCTGGACCGCTCCGACGTGGCGGTGCCGCTGACCCTCCACGGCCACTCGGACCTCGAGAGCGAGGAGCCGGCCCCGGGCGGCGCCGCCTCGCGCAGGGGCCCGTCCCCCGCGGGCGCCCGGGAGCCCGGCCGGGACGTGCCGCTCACTCAGTACCAGCGGGACTTCGGGGTGTGGACGGCGCCCGCGGGGCCCCGGGATGCtccgccggggcgcggggcggcggcggcggcggcgggggcgggcggccgcAGGGGCAAGGCGGCCGCGGCCCCGGGCCGGGGCGTGTACGTGCTCCCCATCGGCGACGCAGACGCGGCCGCAGCGGTGACCACGTCGTACAGGTAGGCGGCTTCGGGGCGCGTGGGGAGGGCGCACCCCGCggtgggggaaactgaggccgtGCGCCCCGAGCCCCCTCCCTCGCCCGTCGCCCTGCTGCGGGCGCCTCGGAGGTCGCCCCGGTTGGTCCCGGGCTCCCTCCGGGCCTCCGGGTGGAAGCGGGCACCTCTGCCGGCCGGAGCCCACGGCCTCCACCGAGCCGCGACCCGCTTCCGGGGACTTCCCCAGGTGGGCCTAGCCGCGCGGAGGGCGCCGGAAGCTGTCGGACCTCCTGCCCTTGCCCTGGTGCCCGCGGTGCCCTCGGTGCCCTGGTGCCCGCGGTGCCCGCGGTGGAGGCGTTTGTGACCATCAGGGCTCCCAGTAGGTGGCCCCCTGGGGATCGCCCTGAGTGGGCGGACCTGTgggcccaccctgcccccacctcagctccgCCCGGGGCTCGCTTCTTTCTTAGTACAAAAGTAATATAAACTCaccatagaaaaaaatagaaattacaacAAGTTAATTCCTTTAACTCACCCAAACTGGTAGTTCTTTCTAATCCATATTTGAGTTCATACCCACTTGTAATTCTTGTACGTTTAGATTCCATACACATTTTTCCATCAATTTCAGTTGTCTGCATGTTACTGGATATTTTTTTACAACATGAATCTTAGTAGATGTGCAGTGTTTCATCCTAGGGATGGATATACATTCGTCCATATATGGATATGTATGTTCAATTATTAATCTGTCATTGAACATTTAGGATGTTTCTAATTTGGAACCATTAAAAAAGCTTCTTTCAATCCACTACTCCATTTCCAGGAGTTTCCTTCTAAGTATTCAATGTGGGGCGAGAGCAGAGGAAAAGAAGCTATGTTGCAACCTTGTACTGTGGAGATGGAAACaatcccacctccccccccccccccagtgcagCTGGTTAATTCTAGGAGGCCTGGGATGTACGGATAGTGGAAGATCTGGAAGATCTTGAGTGGGTACCAGcctcaaaaaggaaaacaaaatgcagaACAGTGTGTCcactatttatgtttttaaaaggagtACTGATGTACCTGTATCTGCTCAAATAGGAACCCTTGGGGGGGAggaagagtggggaggaggaggggatgcCAGGGTGGAAGGGCACTGAGTGACTTTCAGCCTCTTAACTGGTTTTTTTTAAGCGTTTACAGGTGTTACCTTTAAAccattttttagagaaaataatttctgtgatAAGCATCCTTATAGCTGTCTTTGCTCTTATCAGTTTCTTTATAAGTTCCTACCTGTGGAATTAAAGGGGCAAAAAGGTATGAACTTTCTTTCTCcatcagatttattatttttagaagcaCTGTTAAGGTAAGATTCCCATAATCATCAGGACACATAGAACATTCCATCTCCCCAGAGGTTCTTTCACAGGCACACAGTTTTTCAGGAACCTTGGTGGAGAATGGGTGCTGCAGGCTGGGTCTCCAGTTCGCTGATGGGTGCTCAGCTGAGCTGCTAAAAGGCACAGGCAAGGTCAGGGGTAGGGCCCACACTGAGCCCAGCTCAGGCCCCAGCCGGGCTGTGGGCGGTTCTGACTCCTGTGCGCTGGCGGGGAGCCAGCTGCAGGGGCCTGAATCCCCTCCAGAGAAGCCTGTAGGGCCCaagggcctgggggtgcagcaCCTTCACATGACCAGTGTTTCAAGCCAGGAGGAGGACCCATGGCTTCAGCTCAGGAAGGAAGAGCTTTCTAGTAATTCCAACAGATTGATGACGAGGTGAGCGGCCTCCAGAGTGCTAAGCTCCTCCTCACTGGAAATGTTCAAGCAAAGGTGGGGCCCATTTAGAAGGAGCCCCTCACTTGTGTTGAGCAGATGATGGGTTTGAATGTCTCACTGGGTCTCCCATCTCCAATGATGCTGAAGGTACAAGTTGTTATTCTCTGCTTAGCAAGTATCAGAAACCAGGCTCAGGATTTTGCAGATTATCTCCCCAAGACCTCACCTCCTAAGATGTTGCTGCCCCGAATCCCTTCGTTTCTTGAGCTGTGTCCTGCAGTGGGGGAAGTGTACTGCCAGGAGTTGGGATTCACTGGTGCTCTTGTGTCCTGGGGTCTAAACTTGGTGGGTCACTTGGCCTCTGTGaccctttcctcatctgtaaaacaaatagCCAGAGCTTGACTCCCTGGGTCCCCATACCCCTAACTCTGGCCCAAACCCAGGACCACTACTGAACTTGGCTCTCCAATCCATGCCAGCCGACCTCCAGGATGCCTCACTTCCCGGCTCTAGCACTTGATGCAGGAAAACTCCATTCTGGCTCCTTCTTGTAAGATCCATGTTATCTGAGCGAACTGTTGaaagaaattcacaaaacaaaatgagtaGATCCAGGGAGCCGAGATACCGGTGTCCTCGTGGCCACTTGCTAGCCCCGCTCCTCGTGTGAAAACTGACCTGCCTCACTTGCTTGGCCAGATGGGTGCAGATCCTGCTCTTGCCGCCAGCCTGGGTCTCTCCTGGGCAGCGCCCAGAGCCTCCCCTCTGGTATTTTTCTAGGTGCTATTTAGCACCTTTGACACAGGTTCTAGACCTCCTTCCCCAGTCGTCATCCCCTTTCCTTCCTGGGTGGGTTACAGGGCAAACCATTGTGCCCAACCCCCAAGGTTCATCATAACCTCCTGCATATGCATCAGTAGCCCTTTtcatgaggaagctgaggctcagagaaatgaaggGGTTTGAAGCCATGAAGATGGAGGGTGCTCGGCCTTGCCACAGGTGGCCCCCGGCCCTCCATGGGACTGCAGCCCTGAGGGTCCAGCTGAGGCCCAGACAAGGTGGACAGGAGAGCCTGCTTGGTCAGGGGAGGCACCCTGTGTATTGGCTTGCCCTGTGTTTTTATTATCCTCTTTGCCAGAGCCATAAATCTGTCCTCCTTCTCTTCTGGGCAGTCACGGGGGGTCCTGCTGATTCTAGTTCTGAGGCCTCGTCTCCATCCCCACTGCAGTCTCCTCTCACTGGTCTCCAGGAGCAGCTATGGGCATTGTTCTAGCTCCTGGCTCTGGTTGCTTTATGCCGTGACCCCTGCAGCCACCCTGGGGCGGCAGGCTTGGGCTGCCAGGTCCAAGGCTCAGCTCAGTTTGGGGACAGAAGGGCACGCCCAGGGGAGGACCTGCTTCCCCAGGAGAAACAGAATGGCAGATGGCTCGGGCAGCTGGTCTTTGGAAACTTGCAGCTTCAGAAGCATAAGTGATCCGTAGGGCCCTGGCCCAGCTCGCCTCCTGGCACCCCTGAGTGCTGACCACGGACAGACACAGCTGCTCCCTACACACAAGGCCTGCCCAGTGGTGCCCAGCTGTGCTGCTGCCAAGGAGAAAGGCAGCTTTGTTGACTTCTGGGCCTGAAACCCAGCCAGGGCTGTGGGTGGGATGAGACAAGAATGGATCCAGCCCACATGTGGGTGCTCCCTTGGCCAGCTGGACACTTTTCTACAGAACATTGCCTTGGCAGGTGCTCCTGGACACAGCAGGTCTCTGCCTTCCTGAGCCGTCTAGCAGGGGcgttgaaagaattaaaagaaataggtCTTTTATGCAGAAGAATTGAGGAAATAAGTCTTTGTCAAAAAGTGTACtccaagggggcacctgggtggcatagtcggttaaatgtccaattctcggtttcagctcagatcatgatctcagggtcgtgaggtggAACTCCCACTCAGCAGAgttcagcctggagtctgcttgagattctctccccctctgtctcccctctctctaaaaataaatacacgaatcttaaaaaaaaaaaaatacttcaagaaCATGAAGCTAGTTTGTGCCAGCCTTGTCACTTCTGCCCAGGGAGCCAACCACCTTCCCTCCTGCGTCCAGGCTGGAACGTGTGTGCACGGAGCCGTTTAAAGCCATTCCAGCTTGTAGTTGAGACAGTCACTACAATCTGTTCTGTTTTGTAGGAGttaataagaaattattaaaaagtaaacaatactgaaccttattttttccttctcagttgtAACCAGGTAGAGAAGAACTttgctgtgctgggcactgtccTGGCCAGCACCTTCTGTGGATGTAAGTGACCTGGGCTGGAGGTGACCAACCTTCACTGGTTCTGGGTGACTAGGGCCCCTTAAAGTGGCCCAGAGACGAAAGTGGGAGCACTAAGGAAGGGCTGGGACTTGGTTTCTGTTGCGCAGCACGTACCAGGTGCTTGCTCTGGATCCAGAGCAGGATGTGAGCAGTGAAGACTGGCCAGGACGTCTTGGAAGCACGGGGCAATGGCGGTGGCCCCTGTAGAGTTGGGAGGGATGACGGACTCTGAGCAGGGTGGTGACTGTTCTCTATTCCAGACAGGAATTCCAGGCCTGGACCGGAGTGAAGCCGTCGAGATCCACAAAGGCAAGACCCGCCACAGTCATAACAACGCACAGCTCTGGATGGGACAGCAGCCCCCGGGACAGCTTCCAGGTCAGCCTGAAACTGGTGCTGCAGGCACggggctgggctccaggctgcAGACGGTGTGAGAACAGTCTTTTTCCAGATGGTCCCCTACTGCTGGCGGGGTGGCCATCTCCCCAGTGCTGGCGCCTCTGGCAAGCAGGATGTCCCTTTCCGTCCTAAATCCCCATCTTACCCTTGGCCACTGAGCACTAGCAATGAGCCTTCCACATCCTTGGCATTTGTGTAAGGGAGGAAAGATGGGAGGTGGGGACTCTTCAGCCACCTGATTCCACCCAAAGGAGGCTTCAGGAAGCAGAATGGAAGGTCCAGGTGCCATATTTGTCCTACTAATGCAGTGACCCTGCCCCCCCACAGATCCCCCAGGCAGGTGGTCTCAACTCTTAGAGGACAAAGAGGTCAGGAGGCAGGAGTTTTCCTCCAGGAGCTgaggtgggaggtggtggggagggtaAGTCGTGGGAAAGGCACACTGATA from Vulpes vulpes isolate BD-2025 chromosome 3, VulVul3, whole genome shotgun sequence encodes:
- the MAP6D1 gene encoding MAP6 domain-containing protein 1 → MAWPCISRLCCLARRWNQLDRSDVAVPLTLHGHSDLESEEPAPGGAASRRGPSPAGAREPGRDVPLTQYQRDFGVWTAPAGPRDAPPGRGAAAAAAGAGGRRGKAAAAPGRGVYVLPIGDADAAAAVTTSYRQEFQAWTGVKPSRSTKARPATVITTHSSGWDSSPRDSFQAPEGRRKFTPNPSAIFQTSAPRILNV